From Xiphophorus couchianus chromosome 4, X_couchianus-1.0, whole genome shotgun sequence, a single genomic window includes:
- the LOC114142524 gene encoding uncharacterized protein LOC114142524: protein MDSSTVDTAVEPGSVLSVELQHVKFGHTWKDAQDVCRKKDMDLATIYNQAHADSLFLKDYKAWIGLHRKTPKKWEWIDGGNYTFQWASNEGNNSDENCAVIGYNYYNDKRIYSRACDMKSFSACRIRNSSSITIVQEMMTWSEAKVHCMKINQELATFTKEEMTFFSEQNFPIWIGLHRNDSSWKWSSGLKEDKYWKLELSDNKDCVTITSKTKTLAAENCQTLRPFLCMKENVILVKENKSWEEAFEHCRGLGSNSNLRFNLLSVKPGDEHKCVVNRIKEADTNEVWTGLRFLGDKWLWINGEDVLYSDLLKCPPQWRRCGAISKSDSSTVAARDCQERKNFLCYSY, encoded by the exons ATGGATTCAAG cacCGTCGACACGGCAGTTGAACCCGGATCAGTTCTCTCAGTCGAACTCCAACATGTGAAATTTGGTCACACCTGGAAAGATGCACAAGACGTCTGCAGAAA AAAAGACATGGACTTGGCCACCATCTACAACCAGGCGCATGCAGACAGCCTGTTCCTGAAGGACTATAAAGCCTGGATCGGTctacacagaaaaacaccaaaaaagtGGGAGTGGATTGATGGAGGAAATTATACGTTCCAATGGGCATCAAATGAAGGAAATAATAGTGATGAAAACTGCGCTGTAATCGGCTACAATTACTACAACGACAAAAG gATTTATAGCAGAGCGTGTGACATGAAATCATTCTCTGCGTGTCGGATAAGAAACAGCAGCTCTATAACCATAGTACAGGAGATGATGACTTGGTCTGAGGCGAAGGTCCACTGCATGAAAATCAATCAGGAGCTGGCAACTTTTACAAAGGAGGAAATGACGTTTTTCAGTGAGCAAAACTTTCCCATCTGGATCGGACTTCACAGGaatg ACAGCTCATGGAAATGGAGTTCAGGCCTCAAGGAGGACAAATACTGGAAATTAGAGCTGAGTGACAACAAGGACTGTGTGACCAtcacttcaaaaacaaagaCGCTGGCTGCCGAAAACTGCCAGACCCTCCGTCCGTTCCTCTGCATGAAGGAAAACGTGATCCTGGTAAAGGAGAATAAGAGCTGGGAGGAGGCGTTTGAGCACTGCCGAGGCCTGGGATCCAACAGCAACCTTCGCTTCAATCTGCTCAGCGTGAAGCCTGGAGATGAACACAAATGTGTGGTGAACAGAATAAAGGAGGCTGACACCAACGAG GTTTGGACTGGTCTGCGTTTCCTGGGAGATAAATGGCTGTGGATAAATGGGGAAGATGTGCTGTACTCTGACCTGCTGAAATGCCCCCCCCAGTGGCGGCGCTGTGGGGCCATATCTAAGAGCGACAGCAGTACCGTGGCAGCCAGAGACTgccaagagagaaaaaacttcCTCTGCTACAGCTACTAA